A window of Chlorobium phaeobacteroides DSM 266 genomic DNA:
ATCCCGCTGTGAATCCTTCGCAACCACCTCCGGCGAACGATGAACGTCACCATCAACTTCGACAACAAGTTTATGCTCTGAACAAAAGAAATCTGCAATATAATTTCCGATCTGGTGTTGCCGACGAAACTTCAGCCCCTCGAACCGATGGTCACGCAAAAGCTCCCATACGATATCCTCTGCCGGTGTCTGCTGTTGCCGTAATTCCCTCGCGCGTTCAACCAGTCCCGAATAATAAAAACCACCACGATATTGCCCCTCTACCTCTGGGAGAGGGGTTGGGGTGAAGGTTGCGACAACTGCATATTCTTTACGAATCCTGAGCATCGACGCAATTGCCGCATTGACTCCGAGAAACTGGTGGTTCTGTCCGATAATCTTCACCAGCCCGCTTTTACTCCGCCCCTCTACCCCTGGGAGAGGGGTTGGGGTGAGGGTGGCGGGATTTGCAAATCCCGCCTTATGCTCCGAAAAAAGCGTGAAGTTCTCAACGAGGTCAAAAAAACGACCGCGGTCGCACGTGCCGCGAAGCATCACCTCAAGCGAGACCCTGCGGGGCTCGTTTTCCCGCGCGATGCGCTTCCACTCGAAGAACCGTTCCCAATCAGCAGTGAGCGAACCGACACGGCTTTCCGTACCGTTCGAAGCGATAAGCAGCGCATTGTACCAGAAAAGCGAAGGAATCTGCTCCTTGTAGTGCCTGAGATTTTCGTCGAAAGCCGTCCGGGCAGGCACACCTGGCTTTTTCAGCTCGATCACCACCATTGGCAGCCCGTTCACGAACCCAACCAGATCAGGGCGGCAAGTGTAGAGCTGTCCCGTAACGCTGAATTGACTCACCAGCAGAAAATCGTTGTTCTCCGGATGCTCCCAATCAACAACTCTCACCCGCTCCATCTTCTGCCCTCCATATTTCTGTAGCGAATCGTTATTTCCTGCCCTTCTCCCAAAGGTAGATGGAGGTGGTTCTGCACCCTCGCCCTCTGGGAGAGGGAAACCTGGTGAGGGTTCGGTGTCAACAACGCTGACGCGAATCCCCTCCTTGAGCAGCAGATAGATTTCGCGATTCGCTGCCTCCAGAAGCATGGCTGAACGGTCGCGAGTCAATTCATCCATTGCCGAGGTGATTGCCTCGGGCGGCAGCGCAGGGTTCAACCGCTCCAACACCGCACCCAACCGTAACGCCAGAACCACCTCCCCCTTCGTCTCCCGCCCTAATGATATCCGGGAATCTCCATTACCCTCGCCCTCCGGGAGAGGGTGGCCAAAGTGGCCGAAGGAGGGTTCGGCAACGCCGAATGTCTCATCCAACGCCGACACCGTCGTCCAGCCAAGCTCCGCAAACAACCCGATAGCAGGCTGCTCGACAAGCTGGTCTTCGGTGTAAGGGTGAATGGTCATTATTCAGGACTCCTTGTCAGATTTTTCAATCATGGCGCGACCGGCTGCGGTCGTAACATATCGCTGCTTCGGACTTCGGGGTTTATCGGGAACGGTGCGTTCCAGTAACCCAGCGGAAAGAAGCGGTTGAAGGTAGTGCTGATAGAAATGCTCTCGATTTTTGATCTTTGCGACTTCTTGCAGCACACCACGTGTCTTTGCTTCTCCTTCAGCCAGGTTAAGAATAGCTATCACTTGCGGGGTACATGCGGGGTACATGTCGGGTACATGTGCGGTACATGTCGGGTGCATGTCGGGTACATGTCGGATACCTTGCTCTGACGCCTCATGAATCGGACGAAACAGTGCGGTAAAAAAGTTGCCTGCAATAAACTCCGGTTCAGGATATCCCATCTCCCTTGCTCCATCGCGCATCCGCCGGATTCCGGTTCCAGCCTTCTCGATAAATGCAATACGATGCAGGAGATCGGCAATGAGGGGATTACGGCGAATGCTTTTGCTTCCAAGATCCTCCGGAAGCATTCCTTTCGGAAGCGTACCGGGACTTGACACCTCAATGCGATCATCGTAAATCTCCACAAAAACATTGCCCCCCTCGATAAACCAGTCGCGGTGCATCACCGCATTGGTCAGAGCTTCCCGCAGAGCGGCAACCGGATATTGCGGAATCTCCTCACGCTGGAGCTTCTCGATCCGATAGGCTGTGCGTGTGTTACGCTCAATAAAGCGCAAGCTCTCTTCGATATCGGCAACAATCCCTCCGGCAAAATCCTTGCGATCAAGAACATGCAGCTTGACTGTCCCCTTGAAGAGCAGGCAGGTGACGTAAGCGTGATTGAAAAAACGCCTCGGCTCACGGGCAAAAAAGAGCACTCCGGCATTACGGAAAAGAAGTTTTCCGCCTGAACGCTCCGCAGCTTCAATGTTTACCAGAATATCCTCCACCGGGCTGGGCTGTGAAATAGTGCTTTTTTGCAACCACTCTCTGAATTTAACGGGATCAAAATCCTCAGGATAGCGAAAGGCTGGACAGGGGGAAAGATCGAATCTTACTGCCCCTCCCTGCCTGAACATATCCCGAATCTCCTCACGCGAGAGCTTTTGGGTTACAGCTCCCTGCCGCAGAAAAAAGCCATCGCTGCACTGCACCGGCTTTGCATCACTTTCAAGAACCGTCACCACCGTTACCATGCCGATATGCTGCAACAGAATCTGAACAGGAGGATCACAATTCCGGGCAATATCCTGAATTCGCGCCCGCAACACGTTTGTATCAGCAATCCCCTTCACTGTCCCGTTATCCCGCACACCAAGCAGAATCTTTCCTCCTGCCGTGTTGGCAAAAGCCACCAATTCACGGGCGAATGATCCAGAGATACCCTCCTTGTACTCAAGCATCACCCCCTCACCTTCCTGAAGCAGGATATCGAGATCAGCAACTTTCATGAAACCATCTCCCAGGATATAATCTCGGCAACAACGACGCCCAAAGCGCCGACACAGCAGTCCAGCCAAACTCCGCGAACAACCCAATAGAGGGCTGCTCGACAAGCTGGTCTTCGGTGTAGGGGTGTGACATATGTTATCTTATTGGTAAACTGTACATTTGGTTGCTCAGTAACAGAGCAACGAGTCAAAAAACTCCCGGTGGAGGATCTTTGAAAACATTCGCTGGTCGCTCAATGTGTATAATAGTTTCCCCCTTTCCATTCCGCGCTTCTTCTACGCCCCTAACGGGTAAATTGACAACTTGCGTAGTAAAAAGCTCCTTTCCATCGTGTGAATAAAGCGTCCTCTTGAATGCTTCATGATAGGGCGCAACAGCAACCGAGCCACCATAAATCCCCGTATTGCAAACCACTACATTGCAATAAACTGTTCGAGATAAAGAATCCGCAAGGGATCGAAACATTCCTAAATCTCTGTTATACGCCAAGACGAAAAGATGATGTACTTTTCCTCGATACATTAATGCGCGCTCAAGGTCCATAAAATCATAGCAAATACTTACACCCATACGACCATATTGTTCCAAATCGAAAATGTAAACCTTGTCATCACCACAATACGTCCATGAAGGAATAAGATCTTTGAGCTTCTTCTTCTCTTTGGGGGCGGCATGAGTCTTTCCGAATACAACTCGCGTGCAGTAACGCGATGGCCTTGATTCCCAGAAATTGTTAGGAATAAAAACCATCCCATCGTTATATACACGGTTATGAACCCTGTCCAACCTATAGTCAACACCGACAAATGCGATAACATTTAGCCCACCGACAAGCTTTTCAAAATCATCAAGTCGAGTACGCGGCAAAGAGAGCTCGGGAAGAACTACCACCTTTGGGGACAAGCCTCCATCTCTATCTTTAAAGGCCCTCATTGCCTTGCATATTTCCTGCCATGCATGTGCATCTTGAGATGATGTCATTTTGGGTGCATCACTTTTTTTTGGCCATGCGAATTCTGCTTTAAGTGTAGTTTGGATGATTCCAACTGGAAGAAATTCTTCATATTTTAAGTCACTGCTCATCTACACTCTCCCCCTCTTGTACATCTTTGAACGCCTTTGACCACTCTGGATTTGATAAGTCCCTAATGCTTATTGGAGTCAACTGCCTCGGTTTATCATTGATTGTAGATAGTCGGTTTCGTTTTAGATGCTCTTGGCACTGATTGATACGCTGACAAACATCTTCCACGTTACGTAGCAGAACTGGGTCATGAAGCGAGTCGTCATCAGGAGACTGAACGATCGATGGCTTAAGATTCTCCATTGCTCGAGGCTGCAAGCAGGCCTTCAAGAGTCCAAGTGTCAATGAAGAACAAGTCATTTCTTTCAATAAACAAAGAGGCAAGCGGTTAAGAACATCTGAATGACCTGGGCCGTTCCAAACTGTCGGGAATTCAAAGTCATGTCGTAAAAGCCCGTATAGGAGCAATCCAAGGCCACGAACTGGGTTAACCAATACGAACAAATCATTGGACAGGACGTTTTCCTGTAAAGGGGT
This region includes:
- a CDS encoding ATP-binding protein; amino-acid sequence: MKVADLDILLQEGEGVMLEYKEGISGSFARELVAFANTAGGKILLGVRDNGTVKGIADTNVLRARIQDIARNCDPPVQILLQHIGMVTVVTVLESDAKPVQCSDGFFLRQGAVTQKLSREEIRDMFRQGGAVRFDLSPCPAFRYPEDFDPVKFREWLQKSTISQPSPVEDILVNIEAAERSGGKLLFRNAGVLFFAREPRRFFNHAYVTCLLFKGTVKLHVLDRKDFAGGIVADIEESLRFIERNTRTAYRIEKLQREEIPQYPVAALREALTNAVMHRDWFIEGGNVFVEIYDDRIEVSSPGTLPKGMLPEDLGSKSIRRNPLIADLLHRIAFIEKAGTGIRRMRDGAREMGYPEPEFIAGNFFTALFRPIHEASEQGIRHVPDMHPTCTAHVPDMYPACTPQVIAILNLAEGEAKTRGVLQEVAKIKNREHFYQHYLQPLLSAGLLERTVPDKPRSPKQRYVTTAAGRAMIEKSDKES
- a CDS encoding carbon-nitrogen hydrolase family protein, with the translated sequence MSSDLKYEEFLPVGIIQTTLKAEFAWPKKSDAPKMTSSQDAHAWQEICKAMRAFKDRDGGLSPKVVVLPELSLPRTRLDDFEKLVGGLNVIAFVGVDYRLDRVHNRVYNDGMVFIPNNFWESRPSRYCTRVVFGKTHAAPKEKKKLKDLIPSWTYCGDDKVYIFDLEQYGRMGVSICYDFMDLERALMYRGKVHHLFVLAYNRDLGMFRSLADSLSRTVYCNVVVCNTGIYGGSVAVAPYHEAFKRTLYSHDGKELFTTQVVNLPVRGVEEARNGKGETIIHIERPANVFKDPPPGVF